From Nitrospirota bacterium, one genomic window encodes:
- a CDS encoding TRIC cation channel family protein, whose product MKECAKMQEQFHLPIIFDLGATFIFGITGALAALQRGYDFIGLFALAFASGVGGGLLRDGLFIQQGPPAVTMDSRYIVAITLASLVGLLFRHGVTRLTKVIALVDALGLGAYAVVGIEKSINAGLSIPAAILVGVINAVGGGLLRDLLVRDEPLLLKPGQFYALAALGGCLLFIFLTMRFGMPAPRAAVITIACTFVVRVLAITFNWRTKPLYSPDTSEEEQKR is encoded by the coding sequence ATGAAAGAATGTGCGAAGATGCAAGAGCAATTTCATTTACCGATCATCTTCGACCTTGGCGCCACCTTTATCTTCGGTATAACCGGCGCCCTGGCAGCGCTGCAACGAGGTTATGATTTTATAGGACTGTTTGCGCTGGCCTTTGCAAGCGGCGTCGGCGGTGGTCTGCTTCGCGACGGTCTGTTCATCCAGCAGGGGCCTCCGGCGGTAACGATGGATTCACGCTACATCGTGGCCATCACGCTGGCAAGCCTCGTCGGGCTGCTCTTTCGCCACGGGGTGACTCGGCTCACGAAAGTGATCGCCCTCGTTGATGCCCTCGGCCTAGGTGCCTATGCGGTCGTGGGTATAGAGAAGTCGATAAACGCCGGGCTGAGCATTCCGGCCGCCATTCTCGTCGGTGTCATCAATGCTGTGGGGGGCGGCTTGCTTCGTGATCTGTTGGTTAGGGACGAGCCGTTGCTGCTCAAGCCCGGCCAATTCTATGCTCTGGCCGCCCTTGGAGGATGTCTACTCTTCATTTTCCTCACCATGCGCTTCGGCATGCCGGCCCCCAGGGCGGCCGTTATTACCATTGCCTGCACCTTTGTCGTGCGCGTTTTGGCGATTACATTCAACTGGAGGACGAAGCCGTTGTATAGTCCGGATACATCCGAAGAGGAGCAGAAGCGTTAG
- a CDS encoding efflux RND transporter periplasmic adaptor subunit — protein MQIFERIVLVLVVLVLVGTVISGCKKKAQVAAGPPDVEVAEVAKQDVKVVREWVGSMDGSVNAVIRAQVQGYLVKQNYTEGQFVKQGQILFEIDPRTFQAALNQAKADHAQKKARWDTTKANLARIRPLAEQNAVSLKDLDDAVGAEQSAHAAFDATQAAVEKAQLDLGFTRITSPINGIAGIAKAQIGNLVGPGQVEELTTVSTVDPIKVLVPISEQEFLHLQTKRPAKGQSKPQLDLVLSDGSLYPRKGEFAFADRQVDPSTGTLKVATLFPNPENVLRPGQYAKVRAVMETIPGAIVVPQRAVNELQGNFQVAVVGPDNKVSIRTVKPGVKTGSLVVITEGLQPGDRIVVEGLQKVRDGVMVNPKPVSLETPTTQSATTPAEKPVAGHEQR, from the coding sequence ATGCAGATCTTCGAACGGATCGTTCTTGTTCTCGTCGTGCTGGTCCTGGTCGGGACGGTGATCTCCGGGTGCAAGAAGAAGGCCCAGGTTGCAGCCGGTCCGCCGGACGTTGAAGTGGCCGAGGTCGCCAAGCAGGACGTTAAGGTGGTCAGGGAGTGGGTGGGCAGTATGGATGGGTCGGTCAACGCCGTCATCCGCGCCCAGGTCCAAGGCTACCTCGTGAAGCAGAACTACACCGAAGGGCAGTTCGTTAAGCAGGGACAGATTCTGTTCGAGATCGATCCGCGGACTTTCCAGGCGGCCCTGAATCAGGCAAAGGCCGATCATGCGCAGAAAAAAGCGCGGTGGGACACGACCAAGGCGAACCTGGCGCGCATCCGGCCGCTGGCAGAGCAGAATGCGGTGAGCCTGAAGGACCTCGATGACGCCGTGGGGGCCGAACAGTCGGCGCATGCCGCTTTCGATGCGACGCAGGCTGCCGTGGAAAAGGCGCAGCTCGATCTCGGGTTCACGCGGATAACATCTCCCATCAACGGCATCGCGGGAATTGCCAAGGCCCAGATCGGAAATCTCGTAGGGCCGGGCCAGGTGGAGGAGCTAACCACAGTCTCGACCGTCGATCCCATCAAGGTGCTGGTACCGATCAGCGAGCAGGAGTTCCTCCATCTTCAGACAAAACGACCGGCCAAGGGTCAGTCGAAGCCGCAGCTCGACCTGGTCCTTTCCGACGGGAGCCTCTATCCCCGGAAGGGCGAGTTTGCTTTTGCCGACCGGCAGGTGGATCCTTCGACCGGAACGCTCAAGGTAGCGACCCTCTTCCCGAACCCCGAAAACGTGCTCCGGCCGGGACAGTATGCCAAGGTCCGTGCGGTCATGGAAACGATACCGGGAGCGATAGTAGTGCCGCAGCGCGCCGTGAACGAGCTCCAGGGCAATTTCCAGGTGGCTGTGGTCGGGCCTGATAACAAGGTTTCTATCCGTACCGTGAAGCCGGGCGTAAAGACCGGGTCCCTGGTGGTTATCACCGAAGGTTTGCAGCCAGGGGATCGCATCGTGGTCGAGGGTCTGCAGAAGGTGCGTGACGGCGTCATGGTCAATCCCAAGCCGGTGTCTCTCGAGACGCCGACAACTCAGTCCGCGACTACCCCGGCGGAAAAGCCTGTCGCGGGCCACGAGCAGAGGTAA